Below is a genomic region from Zea mays cultivar B73 chromosome 9, Zm-B73-REFERENCE-NAM-5.0, whole genome shotgun sequence.
ggactgctttcAGAGGTTGAACTGACAGtcaccaagcttcttctcgtcgtcgatgagcgacgccaacgcgagcgcctcctgctagtggtgtttgtttgagattttcaagtaagaaacatggattcatctttggcgttggtttatgaaaatgactcacaagttagatacatggaaaaatattacggagaataaatatcacacatacaaaaaagaaacattattcaaacaaaagaaattgcatgcaagactcttctttaaatactactccctccatccaaaaatataattcaagaatctcggtgataattatctactactacacattgtgcaagggtagcaggtgagtTTCGGGAGAAATGTAGATGTTTTTACTGTAATaggtgtagacataaacacacatgtgatgTAGTGGTAActacgagcacatttgcttgggtggtcgtgggttcgaatccccttgaggccatttgtgtttttttaatttaatttaagCCAGGTGTGGAATGTATgtgggaatgagaatgagcttcgcggggagggggaatgagaaagacagaacaGGGAATGGTGACAGAACATGAGAATGGACTGTGCGGGGAGGGGGGATAGGAAAGGCACAACAGGGAATGGGAATGGCacggggagggggaatgagaatggcagaatagggaatgagaatggcagaacacggaatgacagtTTACCCCTTactgtcttaataagtagtagagatacccacataaactatccacaaaaaatctcaaaattttttattgattgtctccgctctctgtataatattttttgatttggctaactaaagttattgtttactccatccaatatgtcttggtacagcaCGACCAATGAAGCGAGCGATtaaaagagagttcacaacgactgactgaacgaacagatattatagaatgacataattccatcatacagagaccaaataagagaaagtttgtgaactcaagtttctaaaataagtcacatgaactcaaacttataaaaaagataaatCAAAATAcggagtggttgctaaagtcagacatcaataaaaaAATGAATGTGCTTTATATAAATTatgtacttcgtagcaattactaacgtttaaaaccaacaaataaccttttattttactttaatgtgacaaatcattgtggcTTCATTCAATTCAGGAACCTCAAACACAATGGAGTCCATTGCACCAATGTGGTCTTAGAAACGATCTAATGCTTGCAAGGGCCAAGAatgtcgtgtcgtgcttgggctctAGCCTCGGCTCGTAGTGCTGCCCggtccgacacgattatattttttttattttacaaaaaaaacgtatatacatatatatacaatttatattcaatattaaaaacatttaaACATGATATTCTACTGGTTAGATagcttcacccagtgtctcctGACCTTATACCATCAAGGCATGGGTTCGAATCTTACCTCCTGCACTGTTTTTTAATATTTACGCTAATTTAATCAAATAGACCGACGGGCTAATGGGCTGGTCCATCACAAAtcagcaggccggcatgacgtgcttGAACCAGAGCTGTGGCCCACGGGCGTTCAGGCCGCCGTTTAGCCATCTATGGACGTACAACGGGTTAATTTAAAATAGAGTAAAGATAAAAAAAACTGCTCGGCAGCGGCTAAATTGGGGATTTGACAGTTTTTAGTACATCAAATTAGATTTAATAACTTTTATTATGTACAACAacaaactgaaagcaaattggaTGGAACGGCAGCAGCGGCAGCCAAATTATAATGCATTTCGAATTATTGAATATACAAAAACATGTAAATAATTATAGTGGAGTATTTTATCTACTACACCGGCTTAAACGGGGTATTTAAACGAGTACGACGATTGCCGGAGTATATTTTTTGGCGAGCGCCAGCGGCAAACGAACCGTCTCCATTCCGTTCTCCACTTCTCCAGATCCCCTCCGCAATCTACCTTCGCGCGGCTACCACGGCGCCGGTGCTGAAGCCAGCGACCGTGGCCATGCAGTCGCCGgagccctcctcctcctccccggtTCTCCTCAATATAGGTCCGTGCCGTCCCCTTCCCTGATCCACCGCCTCCTTGCCGTTCAGGGTTCGAATCAGGGTATCTTTGGTCCTACCATTTATTTACGGCGATGCAGGGGGCAAGAAGTACGCGACAACCGTGGAGACGCTGATGCAGCGGGAGCCCGACTCCATGCTCGCCGCCATGTTCAGCGGGCGGCACACGCTCCATGATCACCCAACCACGGTACGGCCGCTGGTTCTTGCAACTCTTGGGCTATGACCTCAGCGGATGGCTTGAATGGTTTCTGCCTTTGTGTCTAGTGGATGGGTTGAGTGGTTTCTGTTTTTGTGTCTAGGGGAAGGGAGTGGTCTTCGTGGACAGGGACGGGAAGCACTTCCGCCACGTGCTCAATTGGCTCAGGGACGGCGCCATCCCCGTGCTGTCCGAGTCCGACTACCAGCAGCTGCTGCGAGAGGCAGAGTACTACCAGTTGCTCGTATATAAACTAACGCTCAATTGCGTCTCGTTTTCTTACAAATCTTGATCCCAATCAACTGTTGTTCATAATGCGATGGTTTCTGCTCTAGGGTTTAGTCGACTACATAAACGAGAGGCTGGGTTGGAAGGAAACCGACAATTCGGAGGCTGAATTGACACGAAAGGACGTGATCAAGTGCATACAAACGCAAAGAGTCAGGTTCCGTGGCGTGAATCTATCTGGCCTTGATCTGTCTAAGCTTGTAAGTTCCTGGTACAATTTCTCCTGTTGTTGTCTACCCACATTAATGACTACTGTTTCTTCGTCATTCTAGCTGTAGTCACTGGGTTTTCTACCACTCTGCTAGCTTATCTTTGCGTGATGTCCATGAATAATTTGACAGTGTTGAACTCTCTATTCAGGATTTTTGTAGTCTACGACTTGCACTCATAATATGTTTTTCCAATGCTCTGCAGGACTTATCAGAGGTGGACTTCAGCTATGCATGCATTAAGAACACTGATTTTTCATATGCTAACCTTTACAAAGCAAAATTTGGGGTAAATCAGttgcaccaaaattatttattgtTGTTTGCTGTCTTCTTAGCAGTAGCAGGCTGTAGAAACTATGTTAATTTACTTGTCTGTGACCTGTATAAATGTTTCAAATCCGTCTCAGATTTCTTAAAAAGAGTCTTAGTTTAGTTCCTGGCTAAGATTTTTGCTATATAAAATGAAACATTTTACTGATAACACTGTAACTCTACATTTTTAGCAGCAGGTAGAAGCTTCGTCTTCATCTTTCCAAAACGCAATTTTGCGTGAGTAAGAAACTATTCTACTTATCAGCAACTGCATGGCTTCTTTCCATCTCTTCTATAATTTGGCATTCATGTTCACCACGTTGGAATAACAGGTGTGAGTTTATTGGAGCTAATCTTGAAGAATCTATTTTGGATGGAGCAAACCTTCGAAGTGCCAATTTACAAGGTACCCATGCTCACATTAATCCTGTTCCTTCATTTCTTGGTTCTTGGTAGCTGTAATATTGTTGGATATCTTTGTCAAATGTACTATGTCTCTAGCACTGTGTATGGATTTTGATACTTCCATATTTTTGCAAGGGCCATCATTGAGTTGCTATAGGCCTATAAGTGATATTGGTTCCTAAGTTTTAGTAGCAAGTGATGATAAAAAAATCATATGCTCTGTTTATTTTGCAGATGCTTGCTTAACACGATGTAGCCTCATTTTAACAGATCTTCATTCTGCCCATTTACAGGTATGCAAACCATTGTTCATGCTACTCAGCATATTGTGTTACTGTTCACATAAACTATACCTCATGTCAAAATCATTATGGAATATGGACACTGGAATATATTATAGTGTATTTTTATTGTTGCTCTGTTGTTGGATATTAGTGCAGTGATACTATGTTTATATATCAGCATCCAAAATGGTGGCAGCAGAATCCAGTGTTTGCTGAAGTGCACTAAGGAGACATGCCTGTTTGTTTTCCTTCATAGGGATAATGTTGTATTATTTAACTAGATTGCTGCAAATAAAAGATTCATATCAACGGGTTTTTAATACGCCGTAAACCATAAATATTGAAATCTGATTGTTACCTGTGCATCTTATTGTCCATTCAAATGGATTTTCAGACTGCTAATCTTACACAAGCCGACTTAAG
It encodes:
- the LOC100283682 gene encoding FH protein interacting protein FIP2 isoform X1; the protein is MQSPEPSSSSPVLLNIGGKKYATTVETLMQREPDSMLAAMFSGRHTLHDHPTTGKGVVFVDRDGKHFRHVLNWLRDGAIPVLSESDYQQLLREAEYYQLLGLVDYINERLGWKETDNSEAELTRKDVIKCIQTQRVRFRGVNLSGLDLSKLDLSEVDFSYACIKNTDFSYANLYKAKFGQQVEASSSSFQNAILRECEFIGANLEESILDGANLRSANLQDACLTRCSLILTDLHSAHLQTANLTQADLRGANLEAANLKGAKLSGTNLQGANLQRAYLREVDLRDTVCSFVVSRLLRILGSSVYNLPHVLCNN
- the LOC100283682 gene encoding FH protein interacting protein FIP2, with the translated sequence MQSPEPSSSSPVLLNIGGKKYATTVETLMQREPDSMLAAMFSGRHTLHDHPTTGKGVVFVDRDGKHFRHVLNWLRDGAIPVLSESDYQQLLREAEYYQLLGLVDYINERLGWKETDNSEAELTRKDVIKCIQTQRVRFRGVNLSGLDLSKLDLSEVDFSYACIKNTDFSYANLYKAKFGQVEASSSSFQNAILRECEFIGANLEESILDGANLRSANLQDACLTRCSLILTDLHSAHLQTANLTQADLRGANLEAANLKGAKLSGTNLQGANLQRAYLREVDLRDTQLTGAKLGGANLLGAIR
- the LOC100283682 gene encoding FH protein interacting protein FIP2 isoform X7; this translates as MQSPEPSSSSPVLLNIGGKKYATTVETLMQREPDSMLAAMFSGRHTLHDHPTTGKGVVFVDRDGKHFRHVLNWLRDGAIPVLSESDYQQLLREAEYYQLLGLVDYINERLGWKETDNSEAELTRKDVIKCIQTQRVRFRGVNLSGLDLSKLDLSEVDFSYACIKNTDFSYANLYKAKFGQQVEASSSSFQNAILRECEFIGANLEESILDGANLRSANLQDACLTRCSLILTDLHSAHLQTANLTQADLRGANLEAANLKGAKLSAIDWC
- the LOC100283682 gene encoding FH protein interacting protein FIP2 isoform X6 gives rise to the protein MQSPEPSSSSPVLLNIGGKKYATTVETLMQREPDSMLAAMFSGRHTLHDHPTTGKGVVFVDRDGKHFRHVLNWLRDGAIPVLSESDYQQLLREAEYYQLLGLVDYINERLGWKETDNSEAELTRKDVIKCIQTQRVRFRGVNLSGLDLSKLDLSEVDFSYACIKNTDFSYANLYKAKFGQQVEASSSSFQNAILRVSLLELILKNLFWMEQTFEVPIYKTANLTQADLRGANLEAANLKGAKLSGTNLQGANLQRAYLREVDLRDTQLTGAKLGGANLLGAIR
- the LOC100283682 gene encoding FH protein interacting protein FIP2 isoform X3 yields the protein MQSPEPSSSSPVLLNIGGKKYATTVETLMQREPDSMLAAMFSGRHTLHDHPTTGKGVVFVDRDGKHFRHVLNWLRDGAIPVLSESDYQQLLREAEYYQLLGLVDYINERLGWKETDNSEAELTRKDVIKCIQTQRVRFRGVNLSGLDLSKLDLSEVDFSYACIKNTDFSYANLYKAKFGQQVEASSSSFQNAILRECEFIGANLEESILDGANLRSANLQDACLTRCSLILTDLHSAHLQTANLTQADLRGANLEAANLKGAKLSGTNLQGANLQRAYLREVDLRDTQLTGAKLGGANLLGAIR
- the LOC100283682 gene encoding FH protein interacting protein FIP2 isoform X2, giving the protein MQSPEPSSSSPVLLNIGGKKYATTVETLMQREPDSMLAAMFSGRHTLHDHPTTGKGVVFVDRDGKHFRHVLNWLRDGAIPVLSESDYQQLLREAEYYQLLGLVDYINERLGWKETDNSEAELTRKDVIKCIQTQRVRFRGVNLSGLDLSKLDLSEVDFSYACIKNTDFSYANLYKAKFGQVEASSSSFQNAILRECEFIGANLEESILDGANLRSANLQDACLTRCSLILTDLHSAHLQTANLTQADLRGANLEAANLKGAKLSGTNLQGANLQRAYLREVDLRDTVCSFVVSRLLRILGSSVYNLPHVLCNN
- the LOC100283682 gene encoding FH protein interacting protein FIP2 isoform X5, with the protein product MQSPEPSSSSPVLLNIGGKKYATTVETLMQREPDSMLAAMFSGRHTLHDHPTTGKGVVFVDRDGKHFRHVLNWLRDGAIPVLSESDYQQLLREAEYYQLLGLVDYINERLGWKETDNSEAELTRKDVIKCIQTQRVRFRGVNLSGLDLSKLDLSEVDFSYACIKNTDFSYANLYKAKFGQVEASSSSFQNAILRVSLLELILKNLFWMEQTFEVPIYKTANLTQADLRGANLEAANLKGAKLSGTNLQGANLQRAYLREVDLRDTVCSFVVSRLLRILGSSVYNLPHVLCNN
- the LOC100283682 gene encoding FH protein interacting protein FIP2 isoform X8, which codes for MQSPEPSSSSPVLLNIGGKKYATTVETLMQREPDSMLAAMFSGRHTLHDHPTTGKGVVFVDRDGKHFRHVLNWLRDGAIPVLSESDYQQLLREAEYYQLLGLVDYINERLGWKETDNSEAELTRKDVIKCIQTQRVRFRGVNLSGLDLSKLDLSEVDFSYACIKNTDFSYANLYKAKFGQQVEASSSSFQNAILRECEFIGANLEESILDGANLRSANLQDACLTRCSLILTDLHSAHLQHPKWWQQNPVFAEVH
- the LOC100283682 gene encoding FH protein interacting protein FIP2 isoform X4, with protein sequence MQSPEPSSSSPVLLNIGGKKYATTVETLMQREPDSMLAAMFSGRHTLHDHPTTGKGVVFVDRDGKHFRHVLNWLRDGAIPVLSESDYQQLLREAEYYQLLGLVDYINERLGWKETDNSEAELTRKDVIKCIQTQRVRFRGVNLSGLDLSKLDLSEVDFSYACIKNTDFSYANLYKAKFGQQVEASSSSFQNAILRVSLLELILKNLFWMEQTFEVPIYKTANLTQADLRGANLEAANLKGAKLSGTNLQGANLQRAYLREVDLRDTVCSFVVSRLLRILGSSVYNLPHVLCNN